Within Raineyella sp. W15-4, the genomic segment GCGCGGACGGTCCCCGGCCGGATCACCTCGGCCAGTCCGCCGGGACGACCGAGGTCGGCGAATCGACGTACCCAGGACTCCTCCTGCACCCACCGCTGGAACGTCGAGCAGGGCACCCGCGGCTCGGTGAAGGAGATCTCGACGTCGCCGACCCGCCATCGTTCGCCGAGCAGCACCTCGCTCATCGACACCCCGGAGACGCGGAAGTTCTCGCCCAGCCAGCCGACCGGCGGCGTACGTGACAGTTCGGTCTCGATCACTGCGGCGTCCTCGTCGGAGACCACGTACACCGCGCGGAACCGCCCGCCGTGGTGCGTGGTGTCGCAGATCTCGTCACCGGCCAGTTGCCGCGGGCCGACCTGCACCGGACCGTCGACCGGGCGCTTGTCGATCCCGGTGCGGCCCACTCGTCCGGCGTCGGGCAGGACCTGATGGACGACGCAGACGTGTTCGAGGCGGATCATGCGGCCATGATAGGGATCGGCCGAGGTCCCAATACCTGACCCGAGGCCCCAATATCCGACCGTAAACCTGGTACCTGACCGTAACCGGGTCGCCGCCCGCGGAGCTTGCCGACGGCCCGGCCGGCGAGTAGTTTGCGGGGAAAAGTCGCCAAGGAGGCGACGCCTATCGAGTCGTGGCGGGAGAGTTCTGGGCACGTCAGTGCGCAGGCGCCGTAGGAGCAACACCTCTCCGGGAATCTCTCAGGCACCCGTACCGCCACGGCAAGGCAACTCTGGAAAGCAGTCCGGTCCGCCGGGCTCACCGACGGTGCAAGCCGGCCCCCGGCCGGTGGAAACTCTCAGGTCCCACCACAGAGCGGGGAGGAACCCAGCCGATGCCGGCGCCGCCGGCCTGTCTTGCGGAGTTCCTCATGACCCACCACCCGTCAGCGGCCTTCGTCGACCGGCACATCGGTGCCCGCCGTGACGAGGACGTCGCACTGATGCTGACCGTCGTCGGAGCCGCCAGTGCCGAGGTGCTGGCCGCGACCGCCGTCCCCGACGCCATCCAGCAGGACACACCGCTCGACCTCGGCCCGGCGCTGACCGAGTCCGAGGTCCTCGACGCGCTGCGCCGCCTCGCGGCCCGGAACACGCCCCGGGTGCAGATGATCGGGCAGGGCTACTACGACACCATCACCCCGGCGGTGATCCGGCGCAACGTCGTCGAGGACCCGGGGTGGTACACCGCCTACACGCCCTACCAGCCGGAGATCTCCCAGGGCCGGCTGGAGGCGCTGCTGACCTTCCAGACCATGGTCGAGGA encodes:
- a CDS encoding MOSC domain-containing protein; translated protein: MIRLEHVCVVHQVLPDAGRVGRTGIDKRPVDGPVQVGPRQLAGDEICDTTHHGGRFRAVYVVSDEDAAVIETELSRTPPVGWLGENFRVSGVSMSEVLLGERWRVGDVEISFTEPRVPCSTFQRWVQEESWVRRFADLGRPGGLAEVIRPGTVRAGLPVEVVHRPAHGLTIGEAFRPSLPPDKAAALLATYAPEDIQPDMLRKARAAVAR